A region from the Ktedonobacterales bacterium genome encodes:
- a CDS encoding MerR family transcriptional regulator, which produces MEELTISEVARRAGVRPSAIRYYESVGVLPAPARASGRRRYDVSVLERLAVIQLAQEAGFTVAEIKGLFSDFAPEVPASARWQALATEKLAEVEALIARAQNMRRLLEECLLQCRCLSLEECGRLIGSR; this is translated from the coding sequence ATGGAAGAACTGACGATTAGTGAGGTGGCGCGGCGCGCGGGCGTGCGGCCTTCAGCGATCCGCTACTATGAGAGCGTCGGAGTCTTGCCCGCGCCCGCGCGCGCGAGCGGACGCCGACGGTATGATGTCAGCGTGCTGGAGCGGCTGGCGGTCATTCAGTTGGCTCAGGAGGCGGGCTTTACGGTGGCGGAGATCAAGGGTCTGTTCTCTGATTTTGCGCCAGAGGTTCCTGCTTCGGCGCGCTGGCAGGCGCTGGCAACCGAGAAGCTTGCCGAGGTGGAGGCGCTCATTGCCAGGGCGCAGAACATGAGGCGGTTGCTGGAAGAGTGCTTGCTCCAGTGCCGGTGTCTGAGCCTGGAGGAATGTGGGCGGCTGATTGGAAGCCGGTAG